A genome region from Streptomyces xanthophaeus includes the following:
- a CDS encoding polysaccharide deacetylase family protein, protein MTNSVRKVAAAAATAVLGAALAGCGGGAGAPDAGREARMGTPAASASPSASASASGSPAASPQAGAPAKPPTMAPGPNGLTPVFERAKQQTDKTVALTFDADMTSDQGPRAADGEHFDNPALISTLRTLKVPSTIFMTGRWAEEYPDQAKSIGTDPNFEIANHSYSHHAFKSPCYGLPALDAAAARADVDRAFAAFRQAGAVNTVPYFRFPGGCYDDQALRALSTAKVTAVQWDVVSGDAFAKDPGAVAEQVLGGVKPGSVVVMHCTRSAAPVTEEAVQRIVPELRKRGYRFVKVSELIGK, encoded by the coding sequence GTGACCAATTCCGTACGAAAAGTAGCTGCCGCAGCTGCCACGGCGGTGCTCGGCGCCGCCCTCGCGGGATGCGGGGGCGGCGCCGGCGCGCCGGACGCCGGCCGCGAGGCCCGTATGGGCACCCCCGCCGCCTCGGCGTCCCCCTCCGCGTCGGCCTCCGCCTCCGGATCGCCCGCCGCGTCCCCGCAGGCCGGTGCGCCCGCCAAGCCCCCGACCATGGCGCCGGGCCCGAACGGCCTGACCCCCGTCTTCGAACGGGCGAAGCAGCAGACGGACAAGACCGTGGCGCTGACCTTCGACGCCGACATGACCTCCGACCAGGGTCCGCGCGCCGCGGACGGCGAACACTTCGACAACCCCGCGCTGATCTCGACCCTGCGCACCCTCAAGGTTCCCTCGACGATCTTCATGACGGGCCGCTGGGCCGAGGAGTACCCGGACCAGGCCAAGTCCATCGGCACCGACCCGAACTTCGAGATCGCGAACCACTCGTACAGCCACCACGCCTTCAAGTCCCCCTGCTACGGGCTGCCCGCGCTCGACGCCGCGGCCGCCCGCGCCGACGTCGACCGGGCCTTCGCGGCCTTCCGGCAGGCGGGCGCGGTCAACACCGTCCCGTACTTCCGCTTCCCCGGCGGCTGCTACGACGACCAGGCGCTGCGGGCCCTGTCCACGGCCAAGGTCACGGCCGTCCAGTGGGACGTGGTCAGCGGGGACGCCTTCGCCAAGGACCCGGGCGCCGTGGCCGAGCAGGTGCTCGGCGGCGTGAAGCCCGGCTCGGTGGTGGTCATGCACTGCACGCGCAGCGCCGCCCCGGTCACCGAGGAGGCCGTCCAGCGGATCGTCCCGGAGCTGCGCAAACGCGGCTACCGCTTCGTGAAGGTCTCCGAGCTGATCGGCAAGTAG
- a CDS encoding discoidin domain-containing protein, producing MRLNRLNASAHPPLLRGRLRTLLLTALTGLAALTLVGGLLLAWPGRAGAAADPLISRGKPATASSTESSSLGAKNAFDGDPATRWASAEGKDPQWIRVDLGAGATVSRVRLTWEAAYAKAYRVEVSADGAAWTTLATETAGNGGTDDWTGLSGKGRYLRVQGTARGTSYGYSLFEAEVYGTAGDGPPPGGSFTVVAAGDIAAQCTASDSGCAHPKTAALAQRIDPKFYLTMGDNQYDDARLSDYRAYYDKSWGAFKAKTRPVPGNHETYDPAGPLAGYKSYFGSIAYPQGRSYYSFDEGNWHFVALDSNSFDQTAQLNWLKADLAANTRPCVAAYWHHPLYSSGGHGNDPVSKPVWKILYAAKADLVLNGHDHHYERFAPQDPEGRATADGIVEIVGGMGGAEPYPIEEVQPNSQKRISGPYGVVKLDFTDSGYGWTYVATDGQVKDTGPKYSCH from the coding sequence ATGCGCCTGAACCGCCTGAACGCCTCCGCTCACCCCCCTCTGTTACGCGGCAGACTTCGCACCCTCCTCCTCACCGCCCTCACCGGCCTCGCCGCCCTCACCCTCGTCGGCGGGCTCCTCCTGGCCTGGCCCGGACGGGCCGGGGCCGCCGCCGACCCCCTCATATCCCGCGGGAAGCCCGCCACCGCCTCCTCCACCGAGTCCTCCTCGCTGGGCGCGAAGAACGCCTTCGACGGCGACCCGGCCACCCGCTGGGCCAGCGCCGAGGGCAAGGACCCGCAGTGGATCCGGGTCGACCTCGGCGCCGGGGCCACCGTCTCGCGGGTACGGCTCACCTGGGAGGCCGCCTACGCCAAGGCGTACCGCGTCGAGGTCTCCGCCGACGGTGCCGCCTGGACCACGCTCGCCACCGAGACCGCCGGCAACGGCGGCACCGACGACTGGACCGGCCTGTCCGGCAAGGGCCGCTACCTGCGCGTCCAGGGCACCGCGCGCGGCACCTCGTACGGCTACTCGCTCTTCGAGGCCGAGGTGTACGGCACCGCCGGGGACGGGCCGCCGCCGGGCGGCTCCTTCACGGTCGTCGCCGCCGGTGACATCGCCGCGCAGTGCACGGCCTCCGACAGCGGCTGCGCGCACCCCAAGACGGCCGCGCTCGCCCAGCGGATCGACCCGAAGTTCTACCTGACGATGGGCGACAACCAGTACGACGACGCCCGGCTCTCCGACTACCGCGCCTACTACGACAAGAGCTGGGGCGCCTTCAAGGCCAAGACCCGCCCGGTCCCCGGCAACCACGAGACGTACGACCCGGCCGGCCCGCTCGCCGGGTACAAGTCGTACTTCGGCAGCATCGCCTACCCGCAGGGCAGGAGCTACTACAGCTTCGACGAGGGCAACTGGCACTTCGTCGCCCTCGACTCCAACTCCTTCGACCAGACCGCCCAGCTCAACTGGCTGAAGGCGGACCTCGCCGCCAACACCAGGCCGTGCGTCGCCGCCTACTGGCACCACCCGCTGTACTCCTCCGGCGGGCACGGCAACGACCCCGTCTCCAAGCCGGTGTGGAAGATCCTCTACGCCGCCAAGGCCGACCTGGTCCTGAACGGGCACGACCACCACTACGAGCGGTTCGCCCCGCAGGACCCCGAGGGCCGGGCGACCGCCGACGGGATCGTGGAGATCGTCGGCGGGATGGGCGGCGCCGAGCCCTACCCGATCGAGGAGGTCCAGCCCAACAGCCAGAAGCGCATCAGCGGACCGTACGGCGTGGTGAAGCTGGACTTCACCGACTCCGGCTACGGGTGGACCTACGTGGCCACCGACGGCCAGGTCAAGGACACCGGCCCGAAGTACAGCTGCCACTGA
- a CDS encoding MFS transporter yields MYLAANGRPDAPPRPPGARRRVPAAVLALGAVSLVTDISSEMVTAVLPLYLVLGLGLTPLQFGFLDGMFNGATALVRLLGGRLADRRGHHKRVAGAGYLLSALSRLGLLLAGGATGGIAAALAADRLGKGIRTAPRDALISLSGPPESLGRSFGVHRAMDTTGALLGPLAAFAVLWATADAYDAVFAVSFCTGLLGVLLLVVYVPAAPGTAAAPPAGPRPARRPVLRDPAFRRVLGASALLGATTIGDAFLYLLLLRGLDLPPALFTLLPLGAAAVYLLLAVPVGRIADRTADRAGRRTAFLLGHGALLGAYALLLAPVSPPTVVGVLALLGLFYAATDGVLMALAAPALPAAGRAGGLAVLQTGQALARLLGAAGFGAAWTLWGPRPALWAAALALAGALAAASRILPAAPPTVPTAPEAP; encoded by the coding sequence ATGTACCTGGCCGCCAACGGCCGCCCGGACGCGCCGCCCCGCCCCCCAGGGGCGCGGCGGCGCGTCCCCGCCGCCGTCCTCGCGCTCGGCGCGGTCAGCCTCGTCACCGACATCTCCTCCGAGATGGTCACGGCGGTACTGCCGCTCTACCTCGTCCTGGGCCTGGGCCTGACCCCCCTCCAGTTCGGCTTCCTGGACGGCATGTTCAACGGAGCCACCGCCCTCGTCCGGCTGCTCGGCGGACGGCTCGCCGACCGCCGCGGCCACCACAAGCGGGTCGCCGGCGCCGGCTACCTGCTGTCCGCGCTCTCCCGGCTCGGACTGCTCCTCGCCGGGGGCGCGACGGGCGGGATCGCCGCCGCGCTCGCCGCCGACCGCCTCGGCAAGGGCATCCGTACCGCCCCGCGCGACGCCCTCATCTCACTCAGCGGGCCCCCGGAGAGCCTCGGCCGGTCCTTCGGCGTGCACCGCGCCATGGACACCACGGGCGCGCTGCTCGGCCCGCTCGCCGCGTTCGCCGTGCTGTGGGCGACCGCCGACGCCTACGACGCGGTGTTCGCCGTCAGTTTCTGCACCGGCCTGCTCGGTGTGTTGCTGCTCGTCGTGTACGTGCCCGCGGCGCCGGGGACGGCCGCCGCTCCCCCGGCCGGGCCCCGCCCGGCGCGCCGGCCGGTCCTGCGCGACCCCGCGTTCCGCCGCGTGCTCGGCGCCTCGGCCCTGCTCGGCGCCACCACCATCGGCGACGCCTTCCTCTACCTGCTGCTCCTGCGCGGACTCGACCTTCCGCCCGCCCTGTTCACGCTGCTGCCGCTCGGGGCCGCCGCCGTCTACCTGCTGCTCGCCGTCCCCGTGGGCCGGATCGCCGACCGGACCGCCGACCGCGCCGGGCGCCGGACGGCCTTCCTGCTCGGGCACGGCGCCCTGCTCGGCGCGTACGCCCTGCTGCTCGCCCCCGTCTCCCCGCCGACCGTCGTGGGGGTGCTCGCCCTGCTGGGCCTCTTCTACGCGGCCACCGACGGGGTCTTGATGGCGCTCGCCGCTCCTGCGCTCCCCGCGGCCGGCCGGGCGGGCGGGCTCGCGGTGCTGCAGACCGGACAGGCGCTGGCCCGGCTGCTGGGCGCCGCCGGCTTCGGGGCGGCATGGACCCTCTGGGGGCCGCGGCCCGCCCTCTGGGCCGCGGCCCTCGCGCTGGCCGGGGCGCTCGCGGCCGCCTCGCGCATCCTGCCAGCCGCTCCCCCGACCGTCCCGACCGCCCCGGAGGCCCCGTGA
- a CDS encoding TolB family protein — MNPPSRRLRLALVVTAVLLLAGGSLGYVLHARHRERPPGQQADASFATLEPGLYFRDTAGGRIARQGGPGLPRVTGGPSCDRFHTAGDHALCLRKLPGVPARTEALVLDRRMREVRKVTVPGIPNRARVSPSGQVLSWTTFTTGDSYNTAAFSTRTAILDLRTGYLIKSIEQIPLTLGGARHHDPDVNYWGVTFAADDNRFYATVSTRGATHLVEGDLRAWSAKALRENAECPSLSPEGARVAFKKKVSDDPRAPWRLYVLDLATMREHPLAEPHSVDDQAAWLDDATLAYALPGRGGRASDIWSARADGTGEPTLLVPGGSSPANVG; from the coding sequence GTGAATCCCCCGTCCCGCCGGCTGCGCCTCGCCCTCGTCGTCACCGCGGTCCTGCTGCTGGCGGGCGGCTCGCTGGGTTACGTGCTGCACGCGCGCCACCGTGAACGGCCGCCCGGGCAGCAGGCCGATGCCTCCTTCGCCACCCTGGAACCGGGCCTCTACTTCCGGGACACGGCCGGCGGGCGGATCGCGCGCCAAGGCGGCCCGGGTCTGCCGCGGGTGACCGGCGGCCCGTCCTGCGACCGCTTCCACACCGCCGGGGACCACGCCCTGTGTCTGCGCAAGCTGCCCGGGGTCCCGGCCCGCACGGAGGCCCTCGTACTCGACCGGCGCATGCGTGAGGTCCGCAAGGTGACGGTGCCCGGCATCCCGAACCGGGCCCGTGTCTCGCCCTCGGGCCAGGTCCTGTCCTGGACCACCTTCACGACCGGCGACTCGTACAACACCGCCGCGTTCTCCACCCGGACGGCGATCCTGGACCTGCGCACCGGCTATCTGATCAAGTCGATCGAGCAGATCCCGCTGACCCTCGGCGGAGCCCGCCACCACGACCCGGACGTCAACTACTGGGGCGTGACCTTCGCCGCCGACGACAACCGCTTCTACGCCACCGTCTCCACCCGGGGTGCCACCCACCTCGTCGAGGGCGACCTGCGCGCCTGGTCGGCGAAGGCCCTGCGGGAGAACGCCGAATGCCCCTCGCTGTCACCGGAAGGCGCCCGCGTCGCCTTCAAGAAGAAGGTCTCCGACGACCCCCGGGCACCGTGGCGGCTGTACGTCCTCGACCTGGCGACGATGCGCGAACACCCGCTGGCCGAGCCGCACAGCGTCGACGACCAGGCCGCGTGGCTGGACGATGCGACCCTCGCCTACGCCCTGCCGGGCCGAGGCGGCCGCGCGAGCGACATCTGGTCGGCCCGCGCCGACGGCACGGGCGAGCCCACCCTCCTCGTCCCCGGCGGCTCCTCCCCCGCGAACGTCGGCTAG
- a CDS encoding ABC transporter translates to MTALLRYQGALLLRSQRWLAPLLTYAAFVAVGIRPGDPAADSLGLAAAGLVPATAWLVRICVSAEPDAARDCTAAAAGPVRVHAAALLTASAGALLAGSGAAAVALLTGDRAGADPGAAALAGALAMAACTLTGAAVGALCSRPLIRRRGYAVLAGTLGSLLALVLAVSPARGAVSALVAAGRSGTVPLPLTALAGALLLAAGAGTTACLAAARRR, encoded by the coding sequence TTGACCGCCCTGCTCCGTTACCAGGGCGCCCTGCTGCTGCGCTCCCAGCGCTGGCTCGCGCCCCTCCTCACCTACGCCGCCTTCGTGGCCGTCGGAATCCGGCCGGGCGACCCGGCAGCGGACTCCCTCGGGCTCGCGGCAGCCGGACTGGTCCCGGCCACCGCCTGGCTGGTCAGGATCTGCGTGAGCGCCGAACCGGACGCGGCCCGCGACTGCACGGCCGCCGCAGCCGGTCCCGTACGGGTCCACGCGGCGGCCCTGCTCACCGCGTCGGCCGGGGCGCTGCTCGCCGGATCCGGGGCGGCGGCCGTGGCCCTGCTGACCGGCGACCGGGCCGGCGCCGACCCCGGCGCGGCCGCCCTCGCGGGGGCCCTCGCGATGGCGGCCTGCACACTGACCGGCGCGGCCGTGGGCGCCCTGTGCAGCCGCCCGCTGATCCGCCGCCGGGGCTACGCGGTCCTGGCCGGCACCCTCGGCTCCCTGCTCGCCCTGGTCCTCGCGGTCTCCCCGGCCCGCGGCGCGGTGTCCGCCCTGGTCGCGGCGGGACGCTCGGGGACGGTGCCGCTGCCGCTCACGGCGCTGGCGGGCGCGCTGCTGCTGGCCGCCGGGGCCGGCACGACGGCCTGCCTGGCCGCCGCCCGGCGGCGCTAG
- a CDS encoding ABC transporter ATP-binding protein → MNLTGVGRRYGRRRPWVLRGITLDLPRGALVRVEGGNGGGKSTLLRLVAGIEAPTEGRVSGRPPRTGYVPERFPAALPLTAAGYLAHMGRVHGLPRAEAARRAADRLERFGAAPYARTPMAELSKGSSQKVAVAQALLAEPGLLVLDEAWTGLDGSAREELDRAVAERTAAGGTVVFVDHDPRRLAGAADAHYRVEGGALVPVSAAAAAAGPRVRIHAVGPPGRTLPPGLTASPAPGGGVLLTVEAARSDAVLRDLLTARPPWHVRAVEELP, encoded by the coding sequence CTGAACCTGACCGGCGTGGGCCGCCGCTACGGACGGCGCCGCCCCTGGGTGCTGCGCGGCATCACGCTGGACCTCCCGCGCGGCGCCCTCGTCCGCGTCGAAGGCGGCAACGGCGGCGGCAAGTCCACCCTGCTACGGCTCGTCGCCGGCATCGAGGCCCCGACCGAGGGGCGCGTCAGCGGCCGCCCGCCCCGCACCGGCTACGTGCCCGAACGCTTCCCGGCGGCGCTGCCGCTCACGGCCGCCGGCTACCTGGCCCACATGGGCCGGGTGCACGGGCTGCCGCGCGCCGAGGCGGCCCGCCGGGCGGCCGACCGGCTGGAGCGGTTCGGCGCCGCCCCGTACGCCCGCACCCCGATGGCCGAACTGTCCAAGGGCAGCAGCCAGAAGGTGGCCGTCGCGCAGGCCCTGCTCGCCGAACCGGGGCTGCTCGTCCTCGACGAGGCGTGGACCGGCCTGGACGGCTCCGCCCGCGAGGAGCTGGACCGGGCCGTCGCCGAACGCACCGCCGCCGGAGGCACGGTGGTGTTCGTCGACCACGACCCGCGGCGGCTCGCGGGCGCGGCCGACGCCCACTACCGGGTCGAGGGCGGGGCACTCGTACCGGTGTCCGCGGCGGCCGCGGCTGCCGGGCCCCGCGTACGCATCCACGCGGTCGGCCCGCCCGGCCGGACCCTGCCCCCGGGCCTCACCGCCTCGCCGGCACCCGGCGGGGGAGTGCTGCTCACCGTGGAGGCCGCACGCTCCGACGCGGTCCTGCGCGACCTGCTCACCGCCCGGCCGCCCTGGCACGTCCGAGCCGTGGAGGAACTCCCTTGA
- a CDS encoding AIM24 family protein: MKSDLFASENLAQAAVAPGMTLQNAKSVKYNVNGEMLARQGSMVAFRGNLQFERKGQGIGGMLKRAVTGEGLALMSVRGQGEAWFAHRAGNCFIIDFEPGDALTINGRNVLCFDPTLSYEIKMVKGAGMTGGGLFNSLFTGTGKLAVVCDGHPIIIPVTPQAPVHVDTDAVVGWSAQLETGLHRSQSVGSMIRGGSGEAVQLKLSGEGFVIVRPSEAVETAAAH, translated from the coding sequence ATGAAGAGTGATCTTTTCGCGTCCGAGAACCTGGCCCAGGCGGCCGTCGCCCCCGGTATGACCCTGCAGAACGCCAAGTCCGTGAAGTACAACGTCAACGGTGAAATGCTGGCCCGGCAGGGCTCGATGGTCGCCTTCCGCGGCAACCTCCAGTTCGAGCGCAAGGGACAGGGCATAGGCGGCATGCTCAAGCGCGCCGTGACGGGCGAGGGCCTCGCGCTCATGTCCGTACGCGGCCAGGGCGAGGCCTGGTTCGCCCACCGGGCGGGCAACTGCTTCATCATCGACTTCGAGCCCGGTGACGCCCTCACCATCAACGGCCGCAACGTGCTCTGCTTCGACCCGACCCTGTCCTACGAGATCAAGATGGTGAAGGGCGCCGGCATGACCGGCGGCGGCCTCTTCAACAGCCTCTTCACCGGCACCGGCAAGCTCGCCGTCGTCTGCGACGGCCACCCGATCATCATCCCGGTCACCCCCCAGGCCCCGGTCCACGTGGACACGGACGCGGTGGTCGGCTGGAGCGCCCAGCTGGAGACCGGCCTGCACCGCTCCCAGTCGGTCGGCTCGATGATCCGCGGCGGCTCCGGCGAGGCCGTCCAGCTGAAGCTGAGCGGCGAGGGCTTCGTCATCGTCCGCCCGAGCGAGGCGGTCGAGACGGCGGCAGCACACTGA
- a CDS encoding peptidyl-tRNA hydrolase, which produces MSSQHTNDISDVPAVGADSPFRQEHVLRDEAPQFVLPLVVRIEKAEPPARTDALETAARAVLVLLTDERAHGEGEWARAVRDWQDARIRKVVRRARGAEWRKAETLPGVTVHGNGAQVRVFPPVPLDGWPKELAKLQVSGTDLDDPEPVAATAEPGLPVLWLNPGLDMSAGKAMAQAGHAAQLAWWELTGAERTAWQDSGFRLAVRTAPRERWAELGGSGLPVVRDAGFTEIAPGSATVVADHPALRARL; this is translated from the coding sequence ATGAGCAGCCAGCACACGAACGACATCTCCGACGTCCCCGCGGTCGGGGCGGACAGCCCCTTCCGCCAGGAGCACGTACTGCGTGACGAGGCCCCGCAGTTCGTGCTGCCGCTGGTGGTGCGGATCGAGAAGGCCGAGCCGCCCGCCCGGACGGACGCCCTGGAGACGGCGGCCCGCGCCGTGCTGGTCCTGCTGACCGACGAGCGGGCGCACGGCGAGGGCGAGTGGGCCAGGGCGGTCCGAGACTGGCAGGACGCCCGGATCCGCAAGGTGGTCCGGCGGGCGCGCGGGGCGGAGTGGCGCAAGGCGGAGACCCTGCCGGGCGTCACGGTGCACGGGAACGGCGCGCAGGTACGGGTCTTCCCGCCGGTGCCCCTCGACGGCTGGCCCAAGGAGCTGGCCAAGCTCCAGGTGTCGGGCACCGACCTGGACGACCCGGAGCCCGTCGCCGCGACCGCGGAGCCGGGTCTGCCGGTGCTGTGGCTCAACCCCGGCCTCGACATGTCGGCCGGCAAGGCCATGGCCCAGGCCGGGCACGCGGCGCAGCTGGCGTGGTGGGAGCTGACGGGGGCGGAGCGGACCGCATGGCAGGATTCCGGTTTCCGGCTGGCGGTACGGACGGCCCCGCGCGAGCGGTGGGCCGAGCTGGGCGGCAGCGGTCTGCCGGTGGTCCGGGACGCCGGATTCACCGAGATCGCGCCGGGCAGCGCGACGGTGGTCGCCGACCATCCGGCACTGCGGGCCCGGCTCTGA
- a CDS encoding DUF692 domain-containing protein — protein sequence MKPMAHLGVGIGWRPEIADAVERLSGLDWVEVVAENVCPGHLPESLLRLRERGTRVVPHGVSLGLGGADRPDPAKLAALGERAVALGAPLVTEHIAFVRTSSPVLEAGHLLPVPRTRDALDVLCENVRIAQDALPVPLALENIAALFSWPGEELTEGQFLTELVERTGVRLLIDVANLHTNRVNRGEDPAAVLDAIPLEALAYVHVAGGIERNGVWHDTHAHPVPPVVLDLLAELRSRVEPAGVLLERDDDFPPEAELAGELAAIRAVVTAGPAAPGERVTAGPGTGPGTERRPVEESARTRVALGQAALLSALVAGTPVPEGFDRRRIRVQARALAAKRADVVAKLAPELPVILGGPDPYREAFLSYAKGRPMTSGYRRDALDFAEDLLIRDLPADPAARRRLTTWWRDRAGARPPRRIVRWARTLAGRAA from the coding sequence ATGAAGCCCATGGCACACCTGGGGGTGGGCATCGGCTGGCGGCCCGAGATCGCGGACGCCGTCGAACGGCTTTCCGGCCTGGACTGGGTCGAGGTGGTGGCCGAGAACGTATGCCCGGGCCACCTGCCCGAGTCCTTGCTGCGGCTGCGCGAGCGGGGCACGCGCGTCGTGCCGCACGGGGTCTCGCTCGGCCTCGGCGGTGCGGACCGCCCCGATCCGGCGAAGCTGGCGGCGCTCGGCGAGCGGGCGGTGGCGCTGGGGGCGCCGCTCGTCACCGAGCACATCGCCTTCGTACGGACCTCCTCGCCGGTGCTGGAGGCGGGGCACCTGCTGCCGGTGCCGCGCACCCGCGACGCGCTGGACGTGCTGTGCGAGAACGTGCGGATCGCGCAGGACGCCCTGCCGGTCCCGCTGGCGCTGGAGAACATCGCCGCGCTGTTCTCGTGGCCCGGCGAGGAGCTGACGGAAGGGCAGTTCCTCACGGAGCTGGTCGAGCGGACCGGTGTCCGGCTGCTCATCGACGTGGCCAACCTGCACACCAACCGGGTCAACCGGGGCGAGGACCCGGCCGCCGTGCTCGACGCGATCCCGCTGGAGGCGCTGGCGTACGTGCACGTGGCGGGCGGCATCGAGCGGAACGGTGTCTGGCACGACACCCACGCGCACCCGGTCCCGCCGGTGGTGCTCGACCTGCTGGCCGAGCTGCGCTCCCGGGTGGAACCGGCGGGCGTCCTGCTGGAGCGGGACGACGACTTCCCGCCGGAGGCCGAGCTCGCGGGCGAGCTGGCCGCGATCCGCGCCGTGGTGACGGCCGGACCGGCCGCGCCCGGGGAGCGGGTCACCGCCGGGCCCGGTACCGGGCCCGGTACCGAACGGCGCCCGGTCGAGGAGTCGGCCCGGACCCGGGTGGCGCTCGGACAGGCGGCGCTGCTGTCGGCGCTGGTGGCCGGGACCCCCGTACCCGAGGGCTTCGACCGCCGGCGCATCCGGGTGCAGGCCCGGGCGCTGGCCGCCAAGCGGGCCGACGTGGTGGCGAAGCTGGCTCCCGAGCTGCCCGTGATCCTGGGCGGACCGGACCCGTACCGCGAAGCCTTCCTCTCCTACGCCAAGGGCCGCCCCATGACGTCCGGGTACCGCCGGGACGCGCTGGACTTCGCCGAGGACCTGCTGATCCGGGACCTGCCGGCCGATCCGGCCGCCCGGCGCCGGCTCACCACCTGGTGGCGGGACCGGGCCGGGGCCAGGCCGCCCCGCCGGATCGTGCGCTGGGCCCGGACGCTGGCGGGGAGAGCGGCATGA
- a CDS encoding TIGR04222 domain-containing membrane protein: MNLLAVAIWIAVLLSSVLLIAGLRRSRSASAGPAPALHDLSEAAFLVGGPGTVVDAALVSMLGDGRLVAGGPGIVQVRPGARAADPAERAVLQAHQGAPSGWLYQVRYAAMCDPAVQEIGDGLADRGLITPPGSGLRRMRRWGLVQAVVCALLLFPVSLVLTVVSLALDSGSGVPFIAKVVVVLVGGIVVGLMCAARAKSRVTGAGARALRAIRSAHLNDRTPHVQTALFGLRGLRDPALRRQLVPAVRGTRLAAAQSRATHSHRTHSHGTDSSSHWSGAEVLPIVWCAGSDGGGGGGSSCGSGSGCGSSAGGCGSSGGGSSCSGGGSGCSSSSSSCSTSSSSCGSSSSCGSSSSSSCGSSS; this comes from the coding sequence ATGAACCTCCTCGCCGTGGCGATCTGGATCGCCGTCCTCCTCTCCTCCGTCCTGCTGATCGCCGGGCTCCGCAGGTCCCGGTCCGCGTCCGCGGGACCCGCGCCCGCCCTGCACGACCTGTCCGAGGCAGCCTTCCTGGTGGGCGGTCCCGGCACCGTCGTGGACGCCGCGCTCGTCTCGATGCTCGGCGACGGCCGGCTGGTGGCCGGCGGTCCGGGCATCGTCCAGGTACGCCCCGGGGCGCGGGCCGCCGACCCCGCCGAGCGGGCCGTCCTCCAGGCCCACCAGGGGGCGCCCTCGGGCTGGCTCTACCAGGTGCGCTACGCCGCCATGTGCGACCCGGCCGTCCAGGAGATCGGGGACGGGCTGGCCGACCGCGGACTGATCACCCCGCCCGGATCCGGGCTGCGCCGCATGCGCCGCTGGGGGCTGGTCCAGGCCGTCGTGTGCGCGCTGCTGCTGTTCCCGGTGTCGCTGGTGCTGACCGTCGTGTCGCTCGCCCTCGATTCCGGCTCCGGGGTGCCGTTCATCGCGAAGGTGGTGGTCGTCCTGGTGGGCGGCATCGTCGTGGGACTGATGTGCGCGGCCCGGGCCAAGAGCCGGGTCACCGGCGCGGGCGCGCGGGCGCTGCGCGCGATCCGTTCCGCCCACCTGAACGACCGGACCCCGCACGTGCAGACGGCGCTGTTCGGGCTGCGCGGTCTGCGGGACCCCGCACTGCGCCGGCAGCTGGTGCCCGCCGTGCGCGGGACCCGGCTGGCCGCGGCCCAGTCGCGCGCCACGCACTCCCACCGCACGCACTCCCACGGCACGGACAGCTCCTCGCACTGGTCGGGGGCCGAGGTGCTGCCGATCGTCTGGTGCGCCGGGAGCGACGGGGGCGGTGGCGGCGGTTCGAGCTGCGGCAGCGGTTCGGGCTGCGGGTCTTCGGCGGGCGGCTGCGGGTCCTCGGGTGGTGGCTCAAGCTGCTCCGGCGGTGGATCGGGCTGTTCGAGCAGCAGCTCCAGCTGTTCCACGAGCAGCTCCAGCTGCGGCAGTTCGTCGAGCTGCGGCAGTTCGTCCAGCTCCAGCTGCGGCAGCAGCTCCTGA